The Deinococcus sedimenti genome includes a region encoding these proteins:
- a CDS encoding N-6 DNA methylase — protein sequence MARDQVTGPVGHMSLISLFDAVTPAAQPARKASQGKVKSKGAAHPTQAAPAVVTADPALEAFRMRSAPTYAPAATAERYGVEALPTVSTDARLKANQAVRDILARGVTPADHAALRAWSGEGGLGEHSASTSAFYTPEALVRVAFKLCQRIGSTRRVLEFSCGGGAFIARTPMGSEVVGVELDETSAAVAQALHPHATIWNVPFETYATQSEDAPFDLVIGNPPFGTRGAQARLHRPDLRQAHWYFVLEGLRRLAPGGVMAVVVPESMLRLDGDRAQREALIDLAHPVLLSAVPEGAFRAAGAGVTTVLMILRRHDAGVTEALHALTSDEQAQLREHRLTANGALRQLVDGEGVFYRSGKEWKLQPTYEPLGTPRHQAKITEGRFGDPMYSGPLRIDQDELAKYLDFRAKSILTLPGTLAAIQTLLGADVEARARQARPTAHPIADGTISACGTYRFQGGHWQYGSHLSNPAVLSALSVAQAVTAARSRHQSAARDAALRAHEAHLVTHGAYDLTLLRRAAKSAPALHALVEANGDVPALLREVSVKAPPITPGTVGEVAQQLEAYGLLTVAALAQYAHVTDGEAAAHLLAQYAFTGHTWEASSTYYRGRAHEKARLAETLAADHTGTERQALLQQAQTCRERALWVDITDMTLEARDPLIPEHVLADWVNANLGTCVAIKRNSWDADGAPVNLIQAVRGEHGVTLRLRNALDDELARQERQAISAGRVRELEAYLNFRTPVEPVVNQDVKTPEQITAERHAHQARAVQFERQLAAHFRTWLLGSEHVGTVELTLNEHRYGLLTATPDMRPLTLPRYQGPLAHPFQAGHVRTAARMDGVIMDFSVGLGKTLSALMLAELLLQSGRARLASVVVPLSRLGDWVMNAATALPGLRVSVIGGEPVRAPDGSVALDEDGEPRVLTDTGDRRRAKIAALLTSPPDLVIMTYEAFEMIPMLEETRKRFVREDETLMSALATTTTFDERHRKMGGHRALATAEKFTQRHLGRVKVATSTDVPFEALGIDAVLWDEAHALKNTYAAPAVYGDSSPKFLGGGGESNRALDGNHKARFVRERGGCTVALSATWFTNSPLEIWNMLSLVTDALPAYGITNVQAFTARFCVIEPRLITLPEGDVEFRSCVVGFRNLDELRAIIGQHVIRETEDTCQMHDRVGMPLPPLTTVEHLFDLHPVVQDAYDAEQATISEAESDGEKHLFSIFSRLSKLTLHPPLMNVQAPNARFAACVEACLAARAQGGRNVVFMYTGGEGGLTYTALRDQLIAAGYPAGEIEIITASTHQGGERLTVERRFRRGVLTCVIGSSVIEQGGNYQGATDLHHLDYPHHHMAFVQRIGRGRRQGTWVKEIRNHVYFARGSFDVIRFQNMMGKKGWAQQVFDPTLTSCENTDVGFDGEELAVMLSRDPDATRHAIRTKREARQAESHAASLLADLTVIREYLEALSLLEKRDRTARGREHGPSTQDVAGINRLVTALRGLHGQVQALRAAANPMAALTRLQQPILWVEGLPIHAGLTFEHQGNPVTVRDLRGGDTGVRVTDVGGNLDLIAPVDLARARHVQPTRAEGAYGAEGLTRLRAELQERILSADVAPQVPTQPAAPIQPAPAQETAQVPEIQPVPLVAAADPVETTPTPRPAPTVRTAQRPPLRLRYGLTVTEQLPTRPAQVYAIQGDTLTPGAVDGCPLVIVEYRAERDVRMVTLVFPDSTRAAQTRTLLRQHDPRVRARMDQLLLAAI from the coding sequence ATGGCCCGTGACCAGGTCACGGGCCCAGTCGGGCACATGTCACTGATCAGCCTGTTCGATGCCGTCACGCCCGCAGCCCAGCCTGCCCGCAAGGCCAGCCAGGGCAAGGTCAAGAGCAAGGGCGCCGCACACCCCACTCAGGCCGCCCCCGCTGTGGTCACGGCCGATCCAGCGCTCGAGGCCTTCCGGATGCGCTCCGCGCCGACGTACGCCCCCGCCGCCACTGCCGAACGCTACGGGGTGGAAGCCCTGCCGACCGTCAGTACGGACGCTCGCCTGAAGGCCAACCAGGCCGTCCGCGACATCCTCGCCCGCGGCGTCACCCCCGCCGACCACGCCGCCCTGCGCGCCTGGAGTGGTGAAGGCGGCCTCGGCGAGCACAGCGCCAGCACGAGTGCCTTCTACACCCCGGAAGCCCTGGTTCGCGTGGCGTTCAAGCTGTGCCAGCGGATCGGGAGCACCCGGCGCGTCCTGGAATTCAGCTGCGGTGGCGGGGCCTTCATCGCCCGCACGCCCATGGGCAGCGAAGTGGTCGGCGTGGAACTCGACGAAACCAGCGCGGCCGTCGCCCAGGCCCTGCATCCGCACGCGACCATCTGGAACGTCCCGTTCGAGACGTACGCTACGCAGAGTGAGGATGCCCCGTTCGATCTCGTGATCGGCAACCCGCCCTTCGGCACGCGCGGCGCCCAGGCAAGATTGCACCGCCCCGACCTCCGCCAGGCGCACTGGTACTTCGTCCTCGAAGGCCTGCGCCGCCTCGCTCCCGGCGGCGTCATGGCCGTCGTCGTGCCGGAGAGCATGCTCCGCCTGGACGGTGACCGCGCGCAGCGGGAGGCCCTGATCGACCTCGCGCACCCCGTCCTGCTCAGCGCCGTCCCCGAGGGGGCCTTCCGGGCCGCTGGGGCAGGCGTCACCACCGTCCTGATGATCCTGCGCCGCCACGACGCCGGGGTGACCGAAGCCCTGCACGCCCTGACCAGTGACGAGCAGGCCCAGCTGCGCGAGCACCGCCTGACAGCCAACGGCGCCCTGCGCCAGCTCGTGGACGGTGAAGGCGTGTTCTACCGCAGTGGGAAAGAGTGGAAGCTCCAGCCCACGTACGAACCGCTCGGCACCCCCCGGCACCAGGCCAAGATCACCGAGGGCCGCTTCGGGGACCCCATGTACAGCGGCCCGCTGCGCATCGACCAGGACGAACTGGCCAAGTACCTGGACTTCCGGGCGAAAAGCATCCTCACGCTGCCCGGCACGCTCGCCGCCATCCAGACCCTGCTCGGCGCGGACGTCGAAGCTCGTGCCCGCCAGGCGCGCCCCACGGCCCATCCCATCGCGGACGGCACCATCAGCGCGTGCGGCACGTACCGCTTTCAGGGCGGGCACTGGCAGTACGGCTCCCACCTGAGCAACCCCGCCGTGCTGAGCGCCCTGAGTGTCGCCCAGGCCGTCACGGCCGCCCGCAGCCGCCACCAGAGCGCCGCGCGGGACGCGGCCCTGCGCGCCCATGAGGCGCACCTGGTCACCCACGGCGCGTACGACCTCACCCTGCTGCGCCGCGCCGCGAAATCCGCGCCTGCCCTGCACGCCCTGGTCGAAGCGAACGGGGATGTCCCCGCGCTGCTGCGGGAGGTGTCGGTCAAGGCTCCTCCGATCACGCCGGGCACGGTGGGCGAGGTCGCCCAGCAGCTCGAAGCATACGGCCTGCTCACGGTGGCCGCCCTCGCCCAGTACGCTCACGTCACCGACGGGGAGGCGGCTGCACACCTGCTTGCCCAATACGCCTTCACCGGGCACACCTGGGAGGCCAGCAGCACGTACTACCGGGGTCGCGCGCACGAGAAAGCCCGCCTCGCCGAGACCCTGGCCGCCGATCACACCGGCACCGAGCGCCAAGCGCTCCTGCAGCAGGCGCAGACCTGCCGCGAACGCGCCCTGTGGGTGGACATCACGGACATGACGCTCGAAGCGCGCGACCCGCTGATCCCTGAGCACGTCCTGGCGGACTGGGTGAACGCGAACCTGGGCACCTGCGTGGCGATCAAGCGCAACTCCTGGGACGCCGATGGTGCGCCCGTGAACCTCATCCAGGCGGTCCGCGGTGAGCACGGCGTCACCCTGCGCCTGCGCAACGCCCTGGACGACGAGCTCGCGCGGCAGGAACGGCAAGCCATCAGTGCCGGGCGCGTGCGGGAACTGGAGGCCTACCTGAACTTCCGCACGCCGGTCGAACCCGTCGTGAATCAGGACGTGAAGACGCCCGAGCAGATCACCGCCGAACGCCACGCGCACCAGGCCCGCGCGGTGCAGTTCGAACGGCAGCTCGCCGCGCACTTCCGCACGTGGCTGCTCGGCAGCGAGCACGTCGGCACGGTGGAACTCACCCTGAACGAGCACCGGTACGGCCTGCTGACCGCCACGCCCGACATGCGCCCCCTGACGCTGCCCCGGTACCAGGGGCCGCTCGCGCATCCCTTCCAGGCCGGGCACGTCCGCACCGCCGCGCGCATGGACGGCGTCATCATGGACTTTTCAGTTGGGCTTGGGAAAACTTTGAGCGCGCTGATGCTGGCTGAACTGCTTCTCCAGTCCGGCCGGGCGCGCCTCGCGTCGGTGGTCGTGCCGCTCTCCCGTCTCGGGGACTGGGTGATGAACGCCGCCACGGCCCTCCCAGGGTTGCGGGTCAGCGTGATCGGTGGTGAACCCGTCCGCGCGCCGGACGGCAGTGTCGCGCTGGACGAGGACGGTGAGCCCAGGGTCCTGACCGACACCGGGGACCGCCGCCGCGCGAAGATCGCCGCGCTGCTGACCAGCCCCCCAGACCTCGTGATCATGACGTATGAGGCGTTCGAGATGATCCCCATGCTCGAAGAGACCCGCAAGCGCTTCGTGCGGGAGGACGAGACGCTCATGAGCGCACTCGCCACCACGACCACGTTCGACGAGCGGCACCGGAAAATGGGTGGGCACCGCGCGCTCGCCACCGCTGAGAAGTTCACGCAGCGGCACCTGGGACGCGTGAAGGTCGCCACGAGCACCGACGTGCCCTTCGAAGCGCTCGGCATCGACGCGGTCCTGTGGGACGAGGCGCACGCCCTGAAGAACACCTACGCCGCGCCCGCCGTGTACGGCGACAGCAGCCCCAAGTTCCTGGGTGGGGGAGGGGAGAGCAACCGCGCGCTGGACGGCAATCACAAGGCCCGCTTCGTGCGCGAGCGCGGCGGGTGCACGGTCGCGCTGAGCGCCACGTGGTTCACGAACAGCCCGCTGGAGATCTGGAACATGCTCTCCCTCGTGACCGACGCCCTGCCCGCGTACGGCATCACGAACGTGCAGGCCTTCACCGCCCGCTTCTGCGTGATCGAACCCCGCCTGATCACCCTCCCGGAAGGGGACGTGGAATTCCGCTCGTGCGTCGTGGGCTTCCGGAACCTCGATGAGCTGCGCGCCATCATCGGCCAGCACGTCATCCGGGAGACGGAGGACACCTGCCAGATGCACGACCGCGTGGGCATGCCCCTGCCGCCCCTGACCACCGTCGAGCACCTGTTCGATCTGCACCCGGTCGTGCAGGACGCGTACGACGCGGAGCAGGCCACCATCAGCGAGGCTGAGAGCGACGGGGAGAAGCACCTGTTCTCGATCTTCTCCCGGTTGAGCAAGCTCACCCTGCATCCCCCGCTGATGAACGTCCAGGCTCCGAATGCCCGCTTCGCCGCGTGCGTCGAGGCGTGCCTGGCCGCGCGCGCCCAGGGGGGCCGGAACGTCGTGTTCATGTACACCGGCGGCGAAGGCGGCCTCACGTACACGGCCCTGCGCGATCAACTCATCGCGGCCGGGTATCCCGCCGGTGAAATCGAGATCATCACCGCCAGCACCCACCAGGGCGGCGAACGCCTCACCGTCGAGCGCCGATTCCGACGTGGCGTCCTGACCTGCGTCATCGGTAGCAGCGTGATCGAACAGGGTGGCAATTACCAGGGCGCGACCGACCTCCATCACCTTGATTACCCGCATCACCACATGGCGTTCGTGCAGCGCATCGGACGCGGCCGCCGTCAGGGCACCTGGGTGAAGGAGATCCGCAACCACGTGTACTTCGCCCGGGGCAGCTTCGACGTGATCCGTTTCCAGAACATGATGGGCAAGAAGGGCTGGGCGCAGCAGGTGTTCGACCCCACCCTCACCAGCTGCGAGAACACCGACGTGGGCTTCGACGGGGAGGAACTCGCCGTGATGCTCAGCCGCGACCCGGACGCCACCCGGCACGCCATCCGCACCAAGCGCGAAGCCCGTCAGGCGGAAAGTCACGCCGCGAGCCTGCTCGCCGACCTCACGGTCATCCGCGAGTACCTCGAAGCGCTCAGCCTGCTGGAGAAGCGCGACCGGACGGCCCGCGGCCGTGAACACGGCCCGAGCACGCAGGACGTCGCGGGCATCAATCGCCTCGTGACCGCCCTGCGCGGCCTGCACGGTCAGGTGCAGGCCCTGCGCGCTGCGGCGAACCCCATGGCCGCGCTCACCCGCCTTCAGCAGCCGATCCTATGGGTGGAAGGCCTGCCCATCCACGCCGGGCTGACGTTCGAGCACCAGGGCAACCCCGTGACCGTGCGGGACCTGCGCGGTGGCGACACGGGCGTGCGCGTCACGGACGTCGGCGGGAACCTGGACCTCATTGCGCCCGTGGACCTCGCCAGGGCCCGGCACGTGCAGCCCACCCGCGCGGAGGGCGCGTACGGCGCTGAGGGCCTCACCCGCCTGCGCGCCGAACTTCAGGAGCGCATCCTGAGCGCCGACGTCGCGCCCCAGGTACCGACTCAGCCTGCGGCGCCCATTCAGCCCGCCCCGGCGCAGGAAACGGCTCAGGTGCCGGAGATCCAGCCTGTTCCGCTGGTCGCGGCCGCGGACCCGGTGGAGACCACGCCCACCCCGCGCCCCGCGCCCACCGTCCGGACCGCCCAGCGGCCCCCGCTGCGCCTGCGGTACGGCCTGACCGTCACCGAGCAGCTGCCCACCCGCCCCGCACAGGTGTACGCCATCCAGGGCGACACGCTCACGCCCGGCGCGGTGGACGGGTGCCCGCTCGTGATCGTCGAGTACCGCGCCGAGCGGGACGTGCGGATGGTCACCCTGGTGTTCCCGGACTCCACCCGCGCGGCGCAGACCCGCACGCTCCTGCGGCAGCACGACCCCCGAGTCCGTGCCCGAATGGATCAGCTGCTCCTCGCGGCCATCTGA